tgtctgtgctgtacatcagggagtcgcaggtagataggatagcgaaggtggtgtttggtatgctttcctttattggtcagagtattgagtacaggagttgggagcttaaaaatgtgttgatggaaaagtgcttttccagcaacacatttttaagctctgatctccagcatctgcaatcctcactttctcctcggagttgggaggtcatgttgcggctgtacaggacactgttggaatattgcgtgcaattctgatcttcctatcggaaagatgttgtgaaacttgaaagggttcagaaaagatttacaaggatgttgccagggttggagggtttgagctacagggagaggctgaacaggctggggctgttttccctggagcgtcagaggctgaggggtgaccttatagaggtttataaaatcatgaggggcatggataggggtaaataggcaaagtcttttccctggggtgggggagtctagaactagagggtgtaggtttagggtgagaggggaaagatataaaagagacctaaggggcaactttttcacacagagggtgtatggagtgagctaccagaggacatggtggaggctggtacagtgacagcagttaaaagttaaaaatcacacacaacaccaggttatagtccgacaggtttatttggaagcaatagctttcggagcgacgctcctttatcaggtggttgtgaaggagcggcactctgaaagctggcgcttccaaataaacctgtcggactataacctggtgtcgggtgatttctttttaactttgtacaccctagtccaacaccggtatctccaaatcataacatttaaaaggcagctggatgggtatatgaataggaagggtttggagggatatgggccggggcgctggcaggtgggactagattgggttgggatatctgggtcggcacggacgggttgtgccgaagggtctgtttccggactgtacatctctgtgactctatgtccgggccagggtgaattggctgtgctgaagTTGCCCAGAGATGTgaaggctgggtgggttagccctggggaatgcagggtgacagggagagggtggggaggggtctgggtgggtcgcttaTGAATTGAAAGGCCTGGGGGCAACACTGGGCGAGGGACCCTACGGATCGTTCCACCAGGCCACAGACTGCCCAGCTCATTCGTGACCTCTAAACATGTCCTCAGCTACCGCATCCAaacctgtgtgtctgtctgtgagagagagagagagagagacagagacagactggTGCATTTCCCTCCCACTCTGGGGATAGAGCTGATGGATATTTTCGAGCTGATCACTGGGATGATGTAATGTGCAACGGTCCATTCAGAATCTCCATCAATGACTGAGGTTTGttctcaccccccacccccccccccccaccccaatgaaAGGACAGGNNNNNNNNNNNNNNNNNNNNNNNNNNNNNNNNNNNNNNNNNNNNNNNNNNNNNNNNNNNNNNNNNNNNNNNNNNNNNNNNNNNNNNNNNNNNNNNNNNNNNNNNNNNNNNNNNNNNNNNNNNNNNNNNNNNNNNNNNNNNNNNNNNNNNNNNNNNNNNNNNNNNNNNNNNNNNNNNNNNNNNNNNNNNNNNNNNNNNNNNNNNNNNNNNNNNNNNNNNNNNNNNNNNNNNNNNNNNNNNNNNNAAACgagtgtgatagagagagagaggcagagagattgAGTGTGGGAAACgagtgtgatagagagagaggcagagagattgAGTGGGGAAAACgagtgtgatagagagagagaggcagagagattgAGTGGGGGGAAACTCAGAGAGATATCGAAAGACAGATTGAGTGAGAGGGAGTCACGATTACGATATAGGGAACGAGACAGAGAGCTGAGAATCGTTACACAAGTCGACGTAGTGCAGgcgacagggagagacagaggtaAGAAGCAGGTAAGAAggaagaaggagagagagtgggaggtgaGGGGATAGCCAGGCGGCGATCATGAGAACCTGAGGctgggcgagagagagagagagagagagagaggtaggaaAGGGGGAGAGGGCGTTGGCAAAGACGACAGACACGCGGTGAGGGCAAACGGGGAAACGGCCATGTCCCGGGAGACACCGCCCCCGCCCTCCGACATCCCCCGCAACCTCAGCTACATCGCCAGCCTCTACGAGAGAGCTTTCTACGCCTCGCAGAGCCCCAGcgcagaggaggaggaggaggaggaagaggaggaggagagggggaggggcAGGCTGACAGTGACAAgaaggaggaggcccagggctcgCTCACTCCCAGCTAGGCCCGACGCCGGCCGCAGCAGGAGCCCCGACACACGCAAGAGGGTGCGTTTCGCCGACTCGCTGGGCCTGGAGCTGACCTCCGTCCGCAGCTTCAGCCGCTATGAGGCGCCGCGCGTGCCAGGCCACGTACAGGCCAAGCTCCAGAGGGACGCCATCCGCCATTTTCAAAGCCACTGCGGAGGACTGGCCTTCAAGGTAAGGCAGGGGAGAGGGGACGGGGGGGAGGATGTGGTCGTCTTATTCAGTTCCccgggccattcagcccgttaGCTCCAAACCTGCCCTCGGGAGAGCGGCGGAGGACTGGCCTTCAAGGTAAGGCAGGGGAGAGGGGACGGGGGGGGAGGATGTGGTCGTCTTATTCAGTTCCccgggccattcagcccgttaGCTCCAAACCTACCCTCGGGAGAGCGGCCTACTCCTTCCCCTACACTCCACCCTGTGACCCACCATTCCCTGTGACTAACCatccctaccctgcacatccctgggtactatgggtaatttagcacggccaatccaccctaacatgcacatccctgggtactgtgggtaatttagcacggccaatccaccctaacctgcacattcctgggcactatgggtaatttagcatggccaatccaccctaacctgcacatccctgggtactatgggtaatttagcacggccaatccaccctcacctgctcatccctgtgcactatgggtaatttagcacggccaatccaccctaacctgctcatccctgtgcactatgggtaatttagcacggccaatccaccctaacctgcacatccctgggcactatgggtaatctagcacggccaatccaccctaacctgcacgtccttgggcactgtgggtaatttagcacggccaatccaccctaacctgctcatccctgggcactatgggtaatttagcacggccaatccaccctaacctgcacatccctgtgcactatgggtaatttagcacagccaatctaccctaacctgtacatcactGGGCACGatggagtaatttagcatggtcaatccaccataatctgcacatccctgggcattatgggtattttagcacggccaatccactctaacctgtacacccctgggcattatgggtattTTAgcatgccaatccaccctaaccagcacatccctgggcactatgggcaatttagcaccgctaatccaccctaacctacacatccctgggcagtatgggtaatttagcatggtcaatctaccctaacctgcacatccctgggcactatgggtaatttagcatggccaatccaccctaacctgcatatccctgggcactatgggcaatatagcattgccaatcaaccctaacctacacaacttGGGCATATGGGTAGCTTAGCACAGTTAATCCAGCCTAACCCGCATATCTCTGGGTACTATGGgtattttagcacggccaaaccaccctaacctgcacatcccagggcactatgggtaattttgcatggtcaatccaccctaacctgcacatgcctgggcactatgggtaatttagcatggccaatccaccctaacctgtacatcccagggcactatgggtaattttgcatggtcaatccaccctaacctgcacatccctgggcactatgggtaattttgcatggtcaatccaccctaacctatacatccctgggca
The nucleotide sequence above comes from Chiloscyllium plagiosum isolate BGI_BamShark_2017 unplaced genomic scaffold, ASM401019v2 scaf_33466, whole genome shotgun sequence. Encoded proteins:
- the LOC122546424 gene encoding protein phosphatase 1 regulatory subunit 3E-like, with product MSRETPPPPSDIPRNLSYIASLYERAFYASQSPSAEEEEEEEEEEERGRGRLTVTRRRRPRARSLPARPDAGRSRSPDTRKRVRFADSLGLELTSVRSFSRYEAPRVPGHVQAKLQRDAIRHFQSHCGGLAFK